A portion of the Gossypium arboreum isolate Shixiya-1 chromosome 8, ASM2569848v2, whole genome shotgun sequence genome contains these proteins:
- the LOC108467545 gene encoding IRK-interacting protein-like has product MKNMVPSSSPCSSKSLPPTPPPPYQSPLFTPIQECEREEQEDGTPSVTTDKGLTPKHLPTPLHDKTTRKPNARKRSESGGGDGDGSVSCNKCRPNSREKISVVPLDNNNGVNKHSFSMPSPNGIFKSIFHSLTRKSPKSTDMSTDREEQWKIAAAELSNKLIQATRKRDEALMEASRLKYSMAELEKKLNKLEVYCHNLKSGLDECNSNSPYRMGQTHNIHQVKKQDGVIGANEKVVQQFLASVSESRSSIRLLSRSLTMQLRHMCSKVYERISVLLQPYDMKISHSKNPKSLLLYLEALLNKAFFEDFESTGFQKNAVNQILNPIDRCEANYKSFNELQGLTWEEVLNKGTRHFSQEFSQFCDRKMNEIVAMLGWNRAWPEPLLQAFFGASKSMWLVHLLANSVHPGLPIFRVDKGVRFDSVYMEDMDGERAKKLVPSMVRVMITPGFYVYGNVVKCKVICRYSNNVDSSLIDKGLTSSSP; this is encoded by the exons atgaaaaacatgGTTCCTTCATCTTCTCCTTGTTCTTCCAAGTCCCTTCCTCCTACTCCTCCTCCACCTTACCAATCCCCTCTTTTCACTCCT ATTCAAGAATGTGAAAGGGAAGAACAAGAAGATGGTACACCAAGTGTGACGACGGACAAAGGGCTGACGCCGAAGCACCTCCCAACACCCCTCCATGACAAAACCACTAGAAAACCCAACGCTAGGAAACGTTCGGAATCTGGTGGTGGTGATGGAGATGGCTCGGTTTCTTGCAACAAATGCAGGCCAAATTCTAGGGAAAAGATCTCCGTGGTTCCTTTGGACAACAACAATGGAGTTAACAAGCATTCCTTTTCCATGCCAAGTCCAAATGGGATTTTCAAGTCCATTTTCCATTCTTTAACAAGGAAGAGTCCTAAATCAACTGATATGTCTACAGACAGAGAAGAACAATGGAAAATTGCTGCTGCTGAACTCTCAAACAAGCTTATTCAAGCTACGAGGAAGAGAGATGAAGCATTAATGGAAGCTTCGAGGTTAAAATATTCCATGGCTGAACTTGAGAAGAAGCTTAACAAGCTTGAAGTATATTGCCACAATTTGAAGTCTGGTCTAGATGAATGTAACAGCAACTCTCCTTATAGAATGGGTCAAACTCATAATATTCATCAAGTGAAGAAACAAGATGGGGTCATTGGAGCTAATGAGAAAGTGGTTCAGCAATTCTTGGCTTCTGTATCTGAATCCAGGTCTTCAATCAGGCTTTTAAGTAGATCACTCACCATGCAATTAAGGCACATGTGTAGCAAAGTTTATGAGAGAATATCTGTGCTTTTACAGCCTTATGATATGAAGATTTCTCACTCGAAAAACCCCAAAAGCCTTCTCCTTTACCTCGAAGCTTTGTTAAACAAAGCTTTCTTTGAAGATTTTGAATCAACCGGGTTTCAAAAGAACGCGGTGAACCAAATATTGAACCCCATTGATCGTTGTGAAGCTAATTACAAGTCATTCAATGAATTACAAGGTCTAACATGGGAGGAAGTTCTGAATAAGGGAACAAGGCATTTCAGTCAGGAGTTCAGCCAGTTTTGTGACAGGAAAATGAATGAAATTGTGGCTATGTTGGGTTGGAACCGAGCTTGGCCTGAACCATTGCTACAAGCCTTTTTCGGTGCCTCAAAGAGTATGTGGTTGGTTCACCTTTTGGCCAACTCGGTTCATCCTGGTTTACCAATCTTCAGGGTGGATAAAGGGGTAAGGTTTGATTCAGTATACATGGAGGACATGGATGGAGAAAGAGCCAAGAAATTGGTTCCAAGCATGGTACGGGTCATGATCACACCAGGGTTCTATGTCTATGGCAATGTAGTCAAGTGCAAAGTCATTTGCCGGTACTCCAACAATGTGGATAGTAGTTTAATTGATAAGGGTTTAACCTCATCATCTCCTTAG